A part of Candidatus Thorarchaeota archaeon genomic DNA contains:
- a CDS encoding amino acid permease — translation MQTKSGMPRIGIIGIALTTVIGSGVWKDSLTWSNSAGFFSIAAVFVGWLLMLTVGLSYAECVGMFPQGGGPYSYVGGAFGRKAGAFTGMLYLAAYIFIGSLLAFLTALFGLIALEIYTGLAVTTLNIVLLTALVVVVLGLLGGLTPVKHFGIVAFLWVVIKIVLVIGVFSLLFTNWTPNVVVPSLDGFQSALNNSIWALLGFDLMLVFSGELTEPEKKMPKTILLTLPIFLVVYLIVSLAASGAVAIGEIPSGSGSATLLGILASKTGVFAGLVFVFASFSAAGTAYAILAALGKQASILAADGYLPAFFGRDTRGLKLNAAVLGVVLVLIVSVLMTASLEVWG, via the coding sequence ATGCAAACCAAAAGTGGAATGCCTAGAATTGGCATTATTGGAATCGCCCTGACTACTGTCATCGGTTCTGGGGTCTGGAAGGATTCACTGACATGGTCGAATTCTGCCGGGTTCTTCAGCATCGCTGCGGTATTCGTGGGTTGGCTTTTGATGCTGACCGTCGGGCTCTCTTACGCAGAGTGCGTCGGGATGTTCCCACAGGGTGGTGGTCCGTACAGCTACGTCGGAGGCGCTTTCGGAAGGAAGGCTGGCGCGTTCACTGGTATGCTCTATCTTGCAGCCTACATCTTCATCGGGTCGCTGCTGGCGTTTCTCACTGCGTTGTTCGGTCTGATAGCGCTGGAGATCTATACCGGGTTGGCCGTGACCACTTTGAACATTGTGCTTTTGACCGCGTTGGTCGTGGTGGTGCTGGGTCTTCTTGGGGGACTGACCCCGGTCAAACACTTCGGGATTGTTGCCTTTCTGTGGGTGGTCATCAAGATAGTCCTAGTGATTGGTGTCTTCTCCTTGCTCTTCACCAACTGGACTCCCAATGTGGTCGTACCATCGTTGGATGGGTTCCAGAGCGCGCTCAACAACAGCATATGGGCTCTTCTTGGCTTCGACCTGATGCTTGTCTTCAGCGGTGAGTTGACTGAGCCCGAGAAGAAGATGCCCAAGACAATCCTCCTGACTCTGCCCATCTTTCTCGTGGTCTACCTCATAGTTTCACTTGCCGCTTCTGGAGCTGTGGCCATCGGAGAAATTCCATCAGGTTCTGGTTCAGCCACCCTTCTGGGAATCCTTGCAAGCAAGACCGGGGTATTCGCTGGACTTGTGTTCGTATTTGCGTCGTTCTCTGCAGCTGGGACTGCATACGCAATCCTAGCGGCTCTAGGCAAGCAGGCGTCCATTCTTGCAGCCGATGGATACCTCCCCGCCTTCTTTGGCCGTGACACGCGGGGTCTGAAACTCAACGCTGCAGTCCTTGGGGTCGTCTTGGTCCTGATTGTCAGTGTTCTGATGACCGCAAGCCTTGAGGTCTGGGGG
- the metG gene encoding methionine--tRNA ligase gives MSDSTVIDTFPCKEPVLVTCGLPYASGPLHIGHLRTYVPADVFVRLLRKMGVDATFVCGSDTHGTPVLTSAEAKGVSARELYLKYHQHYLNIFPRLNIHFDNYGSTDDPENIHRTLELVKSLQRNGFIYPKELETPYCDKCKRSLPDRFVRGECPYCHNDARGDECDQGCGRYLEPGEVLNPRCAVCGSQTRLVKRTHYYFRLTAFDSFLREYLQGIQGTKNARNYALGWVNEGLRDWCITRDLNWGVRFPGDESLVLYVWVDAPIHYISSTEQWAKKTGQADAWEKYWMPGNGKIVHFIGQDIVYHHCVFWPSMLKGSGYNLPHAVVASGMLNIGGHKFSRSRGYVVWIEDDYLAMGLDPDYLRYYMVSFTGHTRDLDFSFEAFQDKVNTELAGTFGNFIYRAIYFTKKHFDTVPEGVVEPVLQSEIRRAVQTAIDSANEYEPKRLADEVLRLASVGNNYFQSNKPWDLVKTDRKRAAQVLFNCVALIKALAILVEPIMPGIAERIWTQLGHTGTDIHGVPLEECCLAPAVGTQIREPIPLITKIEEDFLAKLKENIDKRILDAEARAKGEKPMEETRTETVTLEEFKKLDLRAGKILRVERIPKKDKLLLLTVDIGSETRTIVTGLADQYTPEELTGITALFLINLEPRKIGGVESKGMILAVEKADQPGRWLLVRLEGVPPGSKAA, from the coding sequence ATGAGTGACAGCACTGTTATTGATACATTCCCATGCAAGGAGCCGGTCTTGGTCACTTGTGGCCTGCCCTATGCCAGTGGACCCCTCCATATTGGGCACCTCCGTACATATGTTCCCGCAGATGTCTTCGTCAGGCTCTTGAGGAAGATGGGGGTTGATGCGACCTTCGTCTGCGGTTCTGACACACACGGCACTCCAGTCCTGACCTCTGCAGAGGCAAAAGGGGTGTCGGCAAGAGAACTATACCTCAAATACCATCAACACTACCTGAACATCTTTCCACGACTGAACATCCACTTCGACAACTACGGGTCAACAGACGACCCCGAGAACATCCATCGGACGCTTGAGCTCGTCAAGTCACTGCAGAGAAACGGTTTCATCTATCCAAAAGAACTTGAGACCCCGTATTGTGACAAGTGCAAGAGGTCTCTGCCGGACAGGTTTGTGAGAGGGGAGTGTCCATACTGTCACAATGACGCTCGAGGTGACGAGTGCGACCAAGGTTGTGGGAGATACCTTGAACCCGGGGAGGTCTTGAACCCTAGGTGCGCTGTCTGTGGGTCTCAGACTCGACTGGTCAAGAGAACGCACTACTACTTCAGGCTCACTGCCTTCGACTCGTTTCTCAGAGAGTATCTGCAGGGCATCCAGGGCACCAAGAATGCAAGAAACTACGCTCTTGGCTGGGTGAATGAAGGACTGAGAGACTGGTGTATAACTCGTGATCTCAACTGGGGTGTGAGATTCCCCGGCGACGAGAGTCTTGTCCTCTACGTCTGGGTGGATGCACCAATACACTACATCTCAAGCACGGAGCAGTGGGCAAAGAAGACGGGGCAGGCGGATGCATGGGAGAAGTACTGGATGCCCGGGAATGGCAAGATAGTTCACTTCATCGGACAAGACATAGTCTATCATCACTGTGTATTCTGGCCGTCAATGCTCAAGGGGAGTGGCTACAACCTGCCTCATGCCGTTGTTGCTTCAGGCATGCTGAACATAGGGGGGCACAAGTTCAGCAGGAGCCGGGGCTATGTAGTATGGATAGAGGATGACTACTTGGCGATGGGCCTCGACCCCGACTATCTCCGTTACTACATGGTTTCATTCACAGGACACACGCGTGACCTTGACTTCTCATTCGAGGCGTTCCAGGACAAGGTCAATACTGAGCTTGCGGGCACCTTTGGCAACTTCATCTACCGGGCCATCTACTTCACCAAGAAGCACTTTGATACTGTTCCGGAAGGGGTTGTAGAGCCCGTCCTCCAATCAGAGATTCGGAGGGCTGTGCAGACCGCGATAGATTCGGCCAACGAATACGAGCCAAAGAGACTGGCAGACGAGGTCTTGCGACTGGCATCGGTTGGCAACAACTACTTCCAGAGCAACAAGCCATGGGACCTGGTGAAGACGGACAGGAAGCGAGCAGCCCAAGTCCTCTTCAACTGCGTCGCTCTCATTAAGGCACTGGCCATTCTTGTGGAACCCATAATGCCGGGCATCGCAGAGAGGATATGGACACAACTCGGACACACAGGGACCGACATACATGGTGTGCCTCTGGAAGAGTGCTGTTTGGCGCCGGCGGTTGGCACCCAGATTCGGGAACCAATCCCGTTGATTACCAAGATTGAAGAGGACTTCTTAGCCAAGCTGAAGGAAAACATTGACAAGAGAATACTTGATGCCGAGGCAAGGGCAAAGGGTGAGAAGCCCATGGAAGAGACGAGGACAGAAACGGTAACACTCGAGGAGTTCAAGAAGCTCGATTTGCGAGCAGGTAAGATACTGAGAGTTGAGAGAATCCCAAAGAAGGACAAGCTCCTATTGCTGACAGTTGACATAGGAAGCGAGACGCGGACGATTGTGACCGGCTTGGCAGACCAGTATACTCCCGAAGAACTGACTGGGATTACTGCTCTGTTCTTGATCAACCTAGAACCCAGGAAGATAGGCGGAGTAGAGAGCAAGGGCATGATCCTGGCGGTTGAGAAGGCAGACCAGCCCGGAAGGTGGTTGCTAGTCCGACTAGAGGGAGTCCCACCGGGGAGCAAGGCTGCATGA
- a CDS encoding cysteine synthase family protein, whose amino-acid sequence MLYNDVAETVGRTPLVRLNRVSPSVRASILAKLEMKNPGGSSKDRIARLLIDLAEKRGLLRTSMTVIEASSGNTGIGLSMICALKGYDCEIVVPESTSPVRVAIMQSYGARVILTPSELGVDGAREFVRNAVRCSPSKYYNPDQYNNPGCWLVHYESTAKEILEDAGCEITHVVAGLGTSGTLMGIAKRFREYSPNTIIVSVEPEQGSEIPGLRNMDASCVPSIFDSSLVDRREFVSTEAAWRTAALLATREGLLCGPSSGAAAHCALRLAHEISLEENGRAVIVVVLPDSGERYLLTRVDSPTSRPIEVSHGSFGRVRCQEGLE is encoded by the coding sequence ATGCTCTACAATGATGTCGCAGAGACCGTTGGGAGGACTCCTCTGGTACGACTTAATAGAGTCAGTCCGTCCGTGAGAGCTAGCATTCTGGCCAAGCTTGAGATGAAGAACCCCGGTGGAAGCTCAAAGGACCGGATAGCCCGGTTACTGATTGACCTTGCAGAGAAGAGAGGACTCTTGCGTACCAGTATGACCGTAATAGAGGCCAGCAGTGGCAACACTGGCATCGGCCTGTCGATGATATGTGCTCTCAAGGGCTACGACTGTGAGATTGTAGTTCCGGAGTCGACTTCTCCGGTCCGTGTCGCCATCATGCAGTCGTACGGTGCTCGCGTCATACTGACCCCCTCAGAGCTTGGTGTGGACGGGGCACGAGAGTTCGTAAGGAATGCTGTCAGGTGCAGCCCCTCGAAGTACTACAATCCTGACCAATACAACAACCCCGGCTGTTGGTTGGTCCACTATGAATCGACAGCAAAGGAGATACTCGAAGACGCTGGCTGCGAGATAACACATGTGGTCGCCGGACTAGGCACATCCGGTACGCTCATGGGCATTGCGAAGAGGTTTCGGGAGTATTCTCCGAACACCATCATTGTCTCAGTAGAACCGGAACAGGGGTCGGAGATTCCCGGACTCAGGAATATGGACGCCTCGTGTGTACCTAGCATATTTGACAGCTCGCTCGTGGACCGGAGAGAGTTCGTGAGCACAGAAGCGGCGTGGCGGACTGCCGCTCTGCTTGCCACAAGAGAAGGGCTTCTCTGCGGTCCCAGTTCGGGGGCAGCTGCACACTGCGCGCTAAGACTGGCTCATGAGATTAGTCTCGAAGAGAATGGACGAGCGGTCATTGTTGTCGTACTACCTGATTCCGGCGAGAGATACCTGCTGACACGGGTGGACAGTCCTACCAGCCGCCCCATTGAAGTCTCACACGGTTCCTTTGGCCGAGTCCGTTGCCAAGAAGGACTGGAGTGA